The following proteins are co-located in the Larus michahellis chromosome 9, bLarMic1.1, whole genome shotgun sequence genome:
- the TARS3 gene encoding threonine--tRNA ligase 2, cytoplasmic, translated as MAAAAEAAARVRRQEQELRWLTAEVGRLKEPHCPSTCGPELQRLRAENEKLRYRLLHLRRSLEAELGRAEQRPPGPGAAEEKVFSVSPPAAVNQNKEEKKKGNEAVNQYRKDVQCEPSFIEDRLKLYEALKKEHDALLAYRVANESKPIKITLTDGMMAEGESWKTTPYQLAVGVSQVLASNAVVAKVNGELWDLDRPLEGDCTLELLTFDNEEAKAVYWHSSAHILGEAMEGYFGGCLCYGPPIENGFYYDMYMEDRGVSSMEFPLLENRCKNIIKEKQAFERLEVKKEILLDMFKYNKFKCRILNEKVNTPTTTIYRCGPLIDLCRGPHVRHTGKIKALKIFKNSSTYWEGKSDMETLQRIYGISFPDNKMMKEWEKFQEEARNRDHRKIGKEQELFFFHDLSPGSCFFLPRGAFLYNTLVDFIREEYHRRNFTEVVSPNIFNSKLWEASGHWQHYSENMFSFEIEKETFALKPMNCPGHCLMFAHRPRSWREMPLRLADFGVLHRNELSGTLSGLTRVRRFQQDDAHIFCTIEQIEEEIKGCLDFLKSVYAIFGFSFQLHLSTRPENYLGELEIWDRAEKQLQNSLNNFGVQWNLNPGDGAFYGPKIDIKIKDAIGRYHQCATIQLDFQLPIRFNLTYVGKDGDDKKRPVIIHRAILGSVERMIAILAENYGGKWPFWLSPRQVMVVPVGPASEEYARQVCSEFFEAGFMSDVDLDQSCTLNKKIRNAQLAQYNFILVVGEKEKANNAVNVRTRDNKVHGEISVSSAIEKLKKFKSSHIANAEEEF; from the exons atggcggcggccgctGAGGCGGCGGCGCGGGTGCggcggcaggagcaggagctgcgctGGCTGACGGCGGAGGTGGGGCGGCTGAAGGAGCCGCACTGCCCCAGCACCTGCGGCCCCGAGCTGCAGCGGCTGAGGGCTGAGAACGAGAAGCTGCGCTACCGCCTGCTGCACCTGCGCCGCAGCCTGGAGGCCGAGCTGGGCAGGGCGGAGCAgcggccgccgggccccggggcggcggaggag AAAGTCTTCAGTGTAAGTCCACCTGCCGCAGTGAatcaaaataaagaggaaaagaagaaaggaaatgaggCTGTGAACCAGTATCGGAAAGAT GTTCAGTGTGAGCCAAGCTTCATAGAAGACAGACTGAAGCTTTATGAAGCACTGAAAAAAGAACATGATGCTTTGCTAGCTTACAGAGTGGCCAACGAGAGCAAACCTATCAAAATTACCCTGACAGATGGAATGATGGCTGAAGGAGAATCTTGGAAAACCACTCCATACCAATTAGCTGTAGGAGTTAG TCAAGTGTTGGCTTCAAATGCAGTTGTAGCCAAAGTGAATGGTGAATTGTGGGACCTGGATCGTCCACTGGAGGGAGATTGTACTCTGGAGCTGCTTACATTTGATAATGAAGAAGCAAAAGCT GTTTATTGGCATTCAAGTGCTCATATTCTTGGAGAGGCCATGGAAGGTTATTTTGGGGGCTGCTTATGCTATGGACCACCAATTGAGAATGGATTTTATTATGACATGTACATGGAAGACAG AGGTGTATCTAGCATGGAATTCCCACTACTAGAGAACCGCTGTAAAAATATCATAAAAGAGAAGCAGGCTTTTGAAAGGCTGGAAGTCAAAAAGGAGATCCTGTTAGACATGTTTAAG TATAACAAGTTTAAGTGTCGAATCCTTAACGAGAAGGTGAACACACCAACTACCACAATATACAG ATGTGGTCCACTGATTGATCTGTGCAGGGGTCCACATGTGAGACACACTGGAAAAATTAAAGCCCTTAAAATATTTAAG AATTCCTCTACGTATTGGGAAGGAAAATCTGACATGGAAACTCTGCAGAGAATATATGGAATATCCTTTCCTGATAACAAAATGATGAAGGAATGGGAAAAATTCCAGGAAGAAGCCAGAAACCGGGACCATAGGAAAATTGGAAAG GAGCAAGAACTCTTCTTCTTTCATGACTTGAGTCCTGGaagctgctttttcctccccagaggTGCCTTTCTTTATAACACGCTTGTGGATTTCATACGA GAGGAATATCACAGGCGTAATTTTACTGAAGTTGTATCCCCAAACATCTTCAACAGTAAACTCTGGGAGGCTTCAGGACACTGGCAGCACTATAGTGAAAATATGTTCTCTTTTGAGATTGAGAAGGAAACTTTTGCCCTTAAACCGATGAATTGTCCGGGACACTG CTTGATGTTTGCCCATCGTCCACGATCATGGAGGGAAATGCCTCTTAGACTTGCAGATTTCGGAGTTCTTCACCGAAATGAACTCTCTGGGACTTTAAGTGGCTTGACTCGCGTAAGGCGCTTTCAACAAGATGATGCTCACATCTTTTGCACAAtagaacag ATTGAAGAAGAAATTAAGGGCTGTCTTGATTTCTTGAAGTCAGTGTATGCCATCTTTGGTTTTTCCTTTCAACTACATCTCTCTACAAGACCAGAAAATTATCTAGGAGAGTTAGAGATCTGGGATCGTGCAGAAAAg CAACTTCAAAACAGCTTGAATAACTTCGGAGTGCAATGGAATTTGAATCCAGGAGATGGAGCATTTTATGGTCCTAAG attGATATCAAAATCAAAGATGCTATTGGCAGGTACCATCAATGTGCTACTATTCAACTTGACTTCCAGCTACCCATTCGGTTTAATCTTACTTACGTTGG TAAGGATGGCGATGATAAGAAAAGGCCAGTGATTATTCACAGAGCTATTTTGGGATCTGTGGAGAGAATGATAGCTATTCTAGCAGAAAATTATGGAGGAAAATG GCCGTTCTGGCTGTCTCCACGGCAGGTCATGGTTGTGCCTGTGGGACCTGCTTCTGAAGAGTACGCCCGGCAG gTTTGCAGCGAATTTTTTGAAGCAGGATTTATGTCAGATGTGGATCTAGATCAAAGTTGCacattaaacaagaaaattaGAAATGCACAGTTGGCCCAGTATAACTTCATCTTAG TggttggagaaaaggagaaagcaaataatGCTGTCAACGTGCGAACAAGAGATAACAAAGTTCACGGGGAGATTTCAGTCTCTTCTGCTATTGAGAAACTCAAGAAATTTAAGAGTTCACATATTGCAAATGCGGAAGAAGAATTCTGA